A genomic region of Candidatus Limnocylindrales bacterium contains the following coding sequences:
- a CDS encoding DUF58 domain-containing protein — MDSGLNKEVVVSSHRTFLDPTVIAKLSSISLKARYIVEGTIAGLHKSPYHGFSVEFSEHREYVEGDEIRHIDWKLYGKSDKYYVKQFEEESNLRCYLLLDSSNSMGYSSDGKMTKLEYGSYVAASLAYLMVKQGDAVGFMTFNEDIADFVPPRSTLSHIKVIHDKLENLKPSKKTNISKALTDLAKNIKRRGLIIVISDLFDDPKQVLDSLKHFRYRKHEVVVLHILDTAELEFPFSDFILFEDMESDLKVMADSKVIRNEYLSRIRAFIDELRDNCRKNRIDYALFNTSTPLDVTLATYLLRRNK, encoded by the coding sequence TTGGACTCTGGATTAAACAAAGAAGTGGTTGTATCATCCCATCGAACTTTCCTGGATCCCACGGTCATTGCCAAGTTATCCAGTATTTCCCTCAAAGCCAGGTATATTGTAGAGGGGACTATCGCAGGACTTCATAAAAGTCCTTACCATGGATTTAGTGTGGAGTTCTCTGAACATCGAGAATATGTAGAAGGAGACGAGATTCGGCATATCGATTGGAAACTCTATGGTAAGTCGGATAAATATTATGTTAAACAGTTTGAAGAAGAATCCAATTTAAGATGTTATCTGCTATTGGATAGCAGTAATTCCATGGGGTATAGCTCAGACGGTAAAATGACAAAGTTAGAGTACGGGAGCTATGTGGCAGCTTCTCTGGCTTATTTAATGGTTAAACAGGGAGATGCTGTGGGGTTTATGACCTTTAATGAAGATATTGCCGATTTTGTTCCCCCTCGCTCGACCCTTTCCCACATCAAGGTAATCCATGACAAACTGGAGAATCTAAAGCCCTCAAAGAAGACAAATATCAGTAAGGCCTTAACGGATTTAGCAAAGAATATTAAACGACGCGGGCTTATCATTGTCATCTCGGATTTGTTTGATGATCCCAAACAGGTTCTGGATAGCTTAAAGCACTTCAGGTACAGAAAGCACGAGGTGGTTGTATTGCATATCCTGGATACGGCAGAACTGGAATTTCCTTTCAGCGATTTCATCTTGTTTGAAGATATGGAGTCAGATCTGAAAGTCATGGCAGACAGTAAGGTGATTCGAAATGAGTATTTATCCCGTATCCGCGCCTTTATCGATGAGCTTAGGGATAACTGCCGAAAGAATCGAATTGACTATGCCCTGTTTAATACTTCTACACCTCTGGATGTAACCCTTGCAACCTATCTGCTACGCAGAAATAAATAG